A stretch of Mytilus edulis chromosome 11, xbMytEdul2.2, whole genome shotgun sequence DNA encodes these proteins:
- the LOC139494368 gene encoding uncharacterized protein, with the protein MAETESVHLQCESCKSLYSNMDEFLRHSCISAVVGLNSQQSTCTETGDSRDDSASSSCSPSNSPSFWSDSATKILINEVKQREVLTNKGKQTKKRMWEDISKVLAGNGFRFTWEQVQGRMKTLTTNLKKINDHNSKSGFMDLTEELIKGVLKFISVTELLMTVSKVNKKLHDIIERNCGVFVEVSFNEDCFVIDKQTLKLSTMSVEKLHTFEVGSQIFDMTKLEFNQIIS; encoded by the exons ATGGCCGAAACAGAAAGCGTGCATTTGCAGTGTGAATCTTGCAAATCTCTTTACAGCAATATGGACGAATTTTTACGCCATTCTTGTATCAGTGCAG ttGTAGGCCTAAACTCCCAACAGTCTACATGTACAGAGACTGGTGATTCCCGTGATGATTCAGCCTCATCATCATGCTCACCATCCAACTCACCGTCTTTTTGGAGCGATTCAGCAACGAAGATTCTTATCAATGAGGTGAAACAAAGAGAAGTTCTTACAAACAAAGGGAAGCAAACTAAAAAGAGAATGTGGGAGGATATTTCAAAAGTATTGGCTGGAAATGGTTTCCGGTTTACATGGGAGCAGGTGCAAGGGAGGATGAAGACTCTTACTACCAACCTGAAGAAAATCAATGACCACAATTCAAAATCAG GATTTATGGATTTAACAGAAGAATTAATTAAAGGGGTCTTAAAATTTATTAGTGTCACTGAATTGTTAATGACTGTttctaaagtcaataaaaaatTGCATGACATCATTGAGAGAAATTGTGGAGTGTTTGTTGAAGTATCATTTAATGAAGATTGTTTTGTCATTGATAAGCAAACTCTAAAATTATCAACAATGTCAGTGGAAAAACTACATACATTTGAAGTAGGGAGTCAAATTTTTGATATGACAAAACTAGAATTTAATCAAATCATATCATGA